A stretch of Chanodichthys erythropterus isolate Z2021 chromosome 20, ASM2448905v1, whole genome shotgun sequence DNA encodes these proteins:
- the tcea2 gene encoding transcription elongation factor A protein 2 encodes MAKDQEVERIAKKLDKMVHKKNTDGAIDLLRELKNMKMSLETLQSTRIGMSVNAVRKQSSDEEVQTLAKSLIKTWKKLLDGSEGKSEEKKKGGSPLQSSSSKDCPGSSDSSNKQETPKTPTTPVTPKFTSFPPAPVTTDSVRTKCRELLVAALQTDGDHQTIGVDCEHLAAQIEERIYQEFKSTDMKYKTRLRSRISNLKDQKNPDLRRNVLCGNISPDRIASMTAEEMASAELKEIRKALTKESIREHQLSKVGGTETDMFICGKCRGKNCTYTQVQTRSADEPMTTFVLCNECGNRWKFC; translated from the exons ATGGCGAAGGACCAAGAAGTGGAGCGCATCGCAAAGAAGCTGGACAAAATGGTGCACAAGAAAAACACA GATGGTGCCATTGACCTGCTTCGGGAGCTGAAGAACATGAAGATGTCTTTGGAGACCCTACAG TCGACGCGGATCGGGATGTCAGTGAATGCGGTGCGGAAGCAGAGCTCGGATGAGGAGGTGCAGACACTGGCCAAATCACTCATCAAGACCTGGAAGAAACTGCTGG ATGGTTCTGAAGGTAAATCAGAGGAGAAGAAAAAAGGAGGATCTCCTCTCCAGTCCTCGTCTTCTAAAGACTGTCCTGGATCCAGTGACTCCAG TAACAAACAAGAGACACCAAAAACTCCCACCACCCCAGTCACCCCGAAATTCACCTCCTTCCCACCTGCACCCGTCACAACGGACAGTGTGCGCACCAAATGCAGAGAGCTGCTGGTGGCGGCCCTACAGACTGATG GTGATCACCAGACAATCGGAGTAGACTGTGAACACCTGGCAGCACAGATTGAAGA ACGTATCTACCAGGAGTTCAAATCCACTGACATGAAGTACAAGACCAGACTGAGGAGTCGCATTTCCAACCTCAAGGACCAGAAAAACCCAGACTTACGGCGGAACGTCTTGTGTGGCAACATCTCGCCAGACCGCATCGCCAGTATGACCGCAGAG GAGATGGCAAGCGCAGAGCTGAAAGAGATCAGGAAAGCGCTGACCAAGGAGTCCATTCGAGAGCATCAGCTCTCCAAAGTGGGCGGCACGGAGACTGACATGTTCATCTGTGGAAAATGCAGGGGCAAGAACTGCACTTACACTCAG GTCCAGACACGCAGCGCAGATGAACCCATGACCACCTTCGTGCTGTGCAACGAGTGTGGAAACCGGTGGAAG TTTTGTTAA